TCTCTGATATAGGGGGAATAGTTCAATGGTACTCCATCGATCCCCATTCATGTCTGCACCTCATCGGCCGAACTTTTACTATTCTTTAAGTATATACACATTTGATATTTGACAATTAGATTATCCAGCATAATACTTAAATGATATATATCAGAATGGGCAAATGACTTCCCGTTTTGAAACTCTTCATGAAGTTTTTCGCGTATCGTCTCTATCTCCTTTCTCAGTTGTCTCAAATTCTCCTGTTCAAACACCCTTACCCTTTTCCCCCTTACGTGTTCTTAAATGAATTTTTACTTGAATCTCTTTTTGTGCTGTTCTATTTCACCTGCCAAAGAAGATGAATAAAATGGAGTTCGTACAATACAAGTTGTTCGACATAAAGGGGGAAGAAGCAGTGCTGGAAACAACGGCTAATCAGATCTCAAATTACAGTGAGGCCATCCGTGAATTTTCAGATGAACAAATTATTAATATGTTCTTGGCAACATGCCATCGCTCTCAGTACACTCGTCGGAACTATAGACGAGCAATTGAACAATTTCGCCAATATACTTCCTACAAACCCTTACGTGAAGTCACATGGCGGGAGTTTGAAACGTATAAGCTTGCTCTGGAGCACGGGACCTTCAGTAAGAGCGGCAAGGCTCTGGCTCCTGCCACAGTAGCAAGTCTCATTGCTCCATTGCGCTCCCTGTATAAATGGGGAAGTGATTGCAATATTGGCATTTTTTCTCATAATCCTACAACCTCATTGCAGACACCCACCGTCCCGGTAAATAGCAAAAATCACTATCTCACCAAACGAGAGGTTTCTCAACTGTTGCAACAACTGAGAAAGCAGGGAGTCCGTGATTATCTGATTGGTCTAACTCTTGTCTTATTGGGATTACGAGTATCAGAGTTGATCTCAATTAAATGGGGAGATTTTCACACCGATCCTGCAGAAACATCGATCTGGCTAA
The genomic region above belongs to Effusibacillus pohliae DSM 22757 and contains:
- a CDS encoding aspartyl-phosphate phosphatase Spo0E family protein, whose amino-acid sequence is MFEQENLRQLRKEIETIREKLHEEFQNGKSFAHSDIYHLSIMLDNLIVKYQMCIYLKNSKSSADEVQT
- a CDS encoding tyrosine-type recombinase/integrase, translated to MEFVQYKLFDIKGEEAVLETTANQISNYSEAIREFSDEQIINMFLATCHRSQYTRRNYRRAIEQFRQYTSYKPLREVTWREFETYKLALEHGTFSKSGKALAPATVASLIAPLRSLYKWGSDCNIGIFSHNPTTSLQTPTVPVNSKNHYLTKREVSQLLQQLRKQGVRDYLIGLTLVLLGLRVSELISIKWGDFHTDPAETSIWLTVEGKGGKQREVKVPQTLWDKFCEFMKQKNRDQNQKLFPLTIRQVERIIQKAREQSKLKKRVTPHWLRHTSATLALLHGASLQQVQETLGHAQITTTQRYLHTVEQIKKAAPDFVEDGLKEIL